Proteins found in one Microbacterium sp. LWS13-1.2 genomic segment:
- a CDS encoding 5-(carboxyamino)imidazole ribonucleotide synthase gives MALRVGVVGGGQLARMMIAPAVELGVELRVLAEDEGMSASLAATAVGDYRDAATVLAFARDVDVVTFDHEHVPQDVLAALVGEGIAVHPGPDALKVAQDKLVMRARLQELGMPQPDWAAVTDTEELQAFIDDHGGRAVVKTPRGGYDGKGVRVVSAGTEAEDWFATLAEDARGGALLVEELVDFTRELAQQVARRPSGAMKAYPVVETVQRDGVCAEVIAPAPHSNERLQRVATDIGVAIAEGLGVTGMLAVELFETTDERLLVNELAMRPHNSGHWSQDGAVTSQFEQHLRAVLDLPLGDTDPVAGWAVMVNILGGPADDPLDARFAAAMDEHPQAKVHTYGKAPRPGRKVGHVNVVGDDLDDVAYRARAAASFFLDAR, from the coding sequence ATGGCGCTGCGAGTCGGAGTCGTCGGAGGTGGCCAGCTGGCCCGCATGATGATCGCACCGGCGGTCGAACTCGGAGTCGAGCTGCGCGTGCTCGCCGAAGACGAGGGGATGTCGGCATCCCTCGCCGCCACGGCCGTCGGCGACTACCGCGACGCCGCCACCGTGCTCGCGTTCGCGCGCGATGTCGATGTCGTGACTTTCGACCACGAGCATGTGCCGCAGGACGTCCTGGCCGCGCTCGTCGGCGAAGGCATCGCCGTTCATCCCGGCCCCGATGCGCTCAAGGTCGCGCAGGACAAGCTCGTCATGCGGGCGCGCCTTCAGGAGCTCGGGATGCCGCAGCCGGACTGGGCGGCGGTCACCGACACCGAGGAGCTGCAGGCCTTCATCGACGACCACGGCGGGCGCGCGGTCGTGAAGACTCCCCGCGGGGGATACGACGGCAAGGGCGTCCGCGTGGTCTCGGCGGGCACCGAGGCCGAGGACTGGTTCGCGACGCTCGCCGAGGACGCCCGTGGCGGCGCACTCCTTGTCGAGGAGCTCGTCGACTTCACGCGAGAGCTCGCCCAGCAGGTCGCCCGTCGTCCGTCGGGCGCAATGAAGGCGTACCCGGTCGTCGAGACGGTCCAGCGCGACGGTGTATGCGCCGAGGTGATCGCACCGGCCCCGCACTCGAACGAGCGACTGCAGCGGGTGGCGACCGACATCGGCGTCGCCATCGCCGAAGGACTGGGCGTGACCGGGATGCTGGCGGTCGAGCTGTTCGAGACCACCGACGAGCGGCTGCTCGTGAACGAGCTGGCCATGCGCCCGCACAACAGCGGTCACTGGAGCCAGGACGGTGCGGTGACCAGCCAGTTCGAACAGCACCTGCGCGCCGTGCTCGACCTTCCGCTCGGCGACACCGATCCGGTCGCGGGGTGGGCCGTGATGGTCAACATCCTCGGCGGGCCGGCGGACGACCCGCTGGACGCGCGCTTCGCGGCCGCCATGGACGAGCACCCGCAGGCGAAGGTCCACACCTACGGCAAGGCACCGCGTCCGGGGCGCAAGGTCGGGCACGTCAACGTCGTCGGCGACGACCTCGACGACGTGGCCTACCGGGCGCGAGCCGCGGCATCCTTCTTCCTCGACGCTCGTTGA
- a CDS encoding acyl-CoA carboxylase subunit beta yields MESVTDQPDLSTTAGKIADLRARFQEAVLDPEEVAKEKQHAKGKGTARERIDMLLDTGSFVELDEYVRHRTTAFGMDRSRPYGDSVVSGVGTIHGRTVAVYSQDFSTFGGSLGEVAGEKIIKVMEFALRSGIPIVGILDSGGARIQEGVVALGKYGEIFRLNTRASGVIPQISIIMGPAAGGAVYSPALTDFVVMVDKTSQMFVTGPDVIKTVTGEDVGMEELGGAYTHNTRSGVAHYLAEDEDDAIDYVRSMLGFLPDNNMAELPVYESGFEFETTDADRALNAIIPDSPNQPYDIHQVIRGIVDAEDFLEVQPLFAPNIVIGFGRIEGRSVGIIANQPSQMAGTLNIEAGEKASRFVRFCDAFSIPIVTLVDVPGYLPGTDQEWTGVIRRGAKLLYAYAEATVPLVTVILRKAYGGAYIVMGSKQLGADVNLAWPTAEIAVMGGQGAVNILYRGEIKRAEEAGEDVAAVRTRLANEYTYNVASPFLAAERGELDGIIEPAQTRVSIAKALRALRGKRASLPPKKHGNIPL; encoded by the coding sequence GTGGAATCCGTGACCGATCAGCCCGACCTCTCGACGACCGCCGGCAAGATCGCCGACCTCCGCGCACGCTTCCAGGAGGCCGTCCTCGATCCCGAGGAGGTCGCGAAGGAGAAGCAGCACGCGAAGGGCAAGGGCACCGCCCGCGAGCGCATCGACATGCTCCTCGACACCGGCAGCTTCGTCGAGCTCGACGAGTACGTGCGCCACCGCACCACGGCGTTCGGCATGGACCGCTCCCGCCCCTACGGCGACTCCGTCGTCAGCGGCGTCGGCACGATCCACGGCCGCACGGTGGCGGTCTACTCGCAGGACTTCTCGACCTTCGGCGGATCGCTCGGCGAGGTCGCCGGCGAGAAGATCATCAAGGTCATGGAGTTCGCCCTCCGCTCCGGCATCCCGATCGTGGGAATCCTGGACTCCGGCGGCGCCCGCATCCAGGAAGGCGTCGTCGCCCTCGGCAAGTACGGCGAGATCTTCCGCCTCAACACCCGAGCATCAGGCGTCATCCCGCAGATCTCGATCATCATGGGCCCGGCTGCCGGTGGTGCCGTGTACTCCCCCGCCCTCACCGACTTCGTCGTCATGGTCGACAAGACCAGCCAGATGTTCGTCACCGGTCCCGACGTGATCAAGACCGTGACCGGCGAGGACGTCGGCATGGAGGAGCTCGGCGGCGCGTACACGCACAACACCCGCTCGGGCGTCGCCCACTACCTCGCCGAGGACGAGGACGACGCGATCGACTACGTCCGCTCGATGCTCGGCTTCCTCCCTGACAACAACATGGCGGAGCTGCCCGTCTACGAGAGCGGTTTCGAATTCGAGACGACGGATGCCGACCGCGCGCTGAACGCGATCATCCCCGACTCGCCGAACCAGCCGTACGACATCCACCAGGTGATCCGCGGGATCGTCGACGCCGAGGACTTCCTCGAGGTGCAGCCGCTGTTCGCACCGAACATCGTCATCGGCTTCGGCCGCATCGAGGGCCGCTCTGTCGGCATCATCGCCAACCAGCCCTCGCAGATGGCGGGCACGCTGAACATCGAGGCCGGCGAGAAGGCGAGCCGCTTCGTGCGCTTCTGCGACGCCTTCTCGATTCCGATCGTCACCCTCGTGGACGTTCCCGGCTACCTGCCGGGCACCGACCAGGAGTGGACCGGCGTCATCCGCCGCGGCGCGAAGCTGCTCTACGCGTACGCCGAGGCGACCGTCCCGCTGGTGACCGTGATCCTTCGCAAGGCCTACGGCGGCGCCTACATCGTCATGGGCTCCAAGCAGCTGGGCGCCGATGTGAACCTGGCGTGGCCGACGGCCGAGATCGCCGTCATGGGCGGCCAGGGCGCCGTGAACATCCTCTACCGCGGCGAGATCAAGCGTGCAGAAGAGGCGGGCGAGGACGTCGCCGCCGTGCGGACACGCCTCGCCAACGAGTACACGTACAACGTCGCCTCACCCTTCCTCGCCGCCGAGCGCGGCGAGCTCGACGGCATCATCGAGCCGGCGCAGACGCGGGTCTCCATCGCGAAGGCCCTACGGGCGCTCCGCGGCAAGCGCGCCAGCCTGCCCCCCAAGAAGCACGGGAACATCCCGCTGTGA
- a CDS encoding biotin--[acetyl-CoA-carboxylase] ligase — protein MSYSSEGFPLAAAVSPRVQVVETTDSTNADVVRHVVDAPHEWPHLSLLLTRDQRAGRGRLDRTWVTPPGSALAVSVVIDAAAIPAAARGWIPLMAGAAMTRAIGAQLAGSAHTATLKWPNDVLIDGGKVCGILAEVVPGHPDVVVVGSGVNTRMPRADLPVDTATSFAVVGLTCDEDRLLVDYVAALDEQLTALAAAGGDAAASGVLAEVEALCSTLGSDVAVSLPDGQTLWGRAQRVDPDGRLVVVQDGEYESVVSAGDVVHVRARRRS, from the coding sequence ATGTCGTACTCGTCCGAGGGGTTCCCGCTTGCGGCCGCCGTGAGCCCGCGCGTCCAGGTCGTGGAGACCACTGACTCGACCAACGCCGACGTCGTGCGTCACGTCGTCGACGCCCCGCACGAATGGCCCCATCTGTCGCTGCTGCTGACAAGAGACCAGCGCGCGGGTCGCGGCCGCCTGGACCGCACGTGGGTCACGCCGCCCGGATCCGCCCTCGCCGTTTCGGTCGTCATCGATGCCGCGGCGATCCCCGCAGCGGCCAGGGGCTGGATCCCGCTGATGGCAGGCGCCGCGATGACGCGTGCGATCGGTGCGCAGCTCGCAGGCTCTGCGCATACCGCGACGCTCAAGTGGCCGAACGACGTGCTGATCGACGGCGGGAAGGTCTGCGGCATCCTCGCCGAGGTCGTGCCCGGCCACCCCGATGTCGTCGTCGTCGGATCGGGCGTGAACACACGGATGCCGCGCGCCGACCTCCCCGTCGACACCGCGACCTCGTTCGCGGTCGTGGGTCTGACGTGCGACGAGGATCGCCTGCTGGTGGACTACGTCGCCGCCCTCGACGAACAGCTCACCGCGCTGGCCGCCGCCGGCGGGGATGCCGCCGCCTCGGGCGTGCTCGCAGAGGTCGAGGCGCTCTGCAGCACTCTGGGAAGCGACGTCGCGGTGTCGCTGCCCGACGGCCAGACGCTGTGGGGCCGGGCCCAGCGCGTCGACCCCGACGGGCGCCTCGTCGTCGTGCAGGACGGCGAGTACGAGAGCGTCGTGTCGGCCGGCGACGTCGTGCACGTGCGAGCCCGTCGCCGCTCCTGA
- a CDS encoding nucleoside triphosphate pyrophosphatase, whose product MRVCLASTSPARLMLLGQFGIRPLTIAPDVDEEALIAAVEAAEQRALAPDEHVLLLARRKAADVAARLRDDIPGFDGIVIGGDSMFELDGEVLGKPYTPESAAARWRAMRGRSGVLHSGHAVVRIEPGEAPREVHATAAASVSFVDDVTDAEIDAYVASGEPLHVAGAFTVDSLGGAFIERVEGDPSTVVGMSVSTLRRLVREVGVEWTALWHTSDPSLGRSETDPVTL is encoded by the coding sequence ATGCGCGTCTGCCTCGCCTCGACCTCGCCCGCCCGGCTCATGCTGCTGGGACAGTTCGGCATCCGTCCGCTCACGATCGCCCCCGACGTCGACGAGGAGGCTTTGATCGCCGCGGTCGAGGCGGCCGAGCAGCGCGCGCTGGCTCCCGACGAGCACGTGCTCTTACTCGCTCGGCGCAAGGCGGCCGACGTGGCCGCGAGGCTGCGCGACGACATCCCGGGATTCGACGGCATCGTCATCGGCGGCGACTCGATGTTCGAGCTCGACGGCGAGGTGCTCGGCAAGCCGTACACGCCCGAGAGCGCCGCGGCCCGCTGGCGGGCGATGCGCGGGCGCAGCGGCGTGCTGCACTCGGGGCACGCCGTCGTTCGCATCGAGCCGGGCGAGGCGCCGCGCGAGGTGCATGCGACGGCAGCGGCATCCGTCTCCTTCGTGGACGACGTGACGGATGCCGAGATCGACGCGTACGTCGCGAGCGGCGAGCCGCTGCACGTGGCCGGTGCGTTCACCGTCGACAGCCTCGGCGGGGCCTTCATCGAACGCGTCGAGGGCGACCCCTCGACCGTCGTCGGCATGTCGGTATCGACGCTGCGCCGGCTCGTCCGGGAGGTGGGCGTGGAGTGGACCGCGTTGTGGCACACGTCCGATCCGTCGCTCGGTCGGTCCGAGACCGATCCGGTCACGCTGTAG
- a CDS encoding response regulator transcription factor — protein MTRVAFIDDHESVRLGLEAACVRAEAMNVAFSGSTVTEYVEWRARSRQPPADVVVLDLTLGDGTTVTENVRRLVLDGSSVIIHSVADRPAAVREALAAGAAGVVSKSSPIGDVIAAVRTVARGEPLNNVEWASAVEGDRAFADAQLSARERDVLRLYAAGLPLKVVADRLGVAYSTAKENITRIRVKYVEVGRPAPTKIDLLHRAVEDGILVEPSADPGDSARGR, from the coding sequence ATGACGCGCGTGGCCTTCATCGACGACCACGAATCGGTACGGCTCGGGCTGGAGGCGGCCTGCGTCCGTGCGGAGGCGATGAACGTCGCCTTCTCGGGCAGCACCGTGACCGAATATGTGGAGTGGCGGGCACGATCGCGCCAGCCGCCGGCTGACGTCGTGGTGCTCGATCTGACGCTCGGCGATGGCACAACGGTCACCGAGAACGTGCGGCGCCTGGTGCTCGACGGGTCGAGTGTCATCATCCATAGTGTCGCCGACCGCCCGGCAGCGGTGCGCGAAGCCCTGGCCGCCGGCGCTGCCGGTGTCGTCAGCAAGTCCTCGCCCATCGGCGACGTGATCGCAGCGGTGCGCACGGTGGCGCGCGGCGAGCCGCTCAACAACGTCGAGTGGGCCAGCGCCGTCGAGGGCGACCGCGCATTCGCCGACGCGCAGCTGTCGGCCCGGGAACGCGACGTGCTGCGACTCTACGCCGCCGGCCTTCCGCTGAAGGTCGTCGCCGACCGCCTCGGGGTCGCGTACTCGACGGCGAAGGAGAACATCACGCGCATCCGCGTCAAGTACGTCGAGGTCGGGCGCCCCGCTCCCACCAAGATCGACCTGCTGCACCGCGCCGTCGAAGACGGCATCCTCGTCGAGCCATCAGCCGACCCAGGAGACAGTGCGCGTGGCCGTTGA
- a CDS encoding TRAM domain-containing protein: MSGTGDLLDLDITGVAHGGVFVARHEGRVVFVPDTIPGERVRVRLTDTAKSSFWRAETLEVLEASPHRQLHVWRQADVDVPPEQRPGGADFGHIELAHQRSLKLEVLLDALQRFGRIDAPTATMSAVSAPPTPDGAEGGAQDADGETVDGTGWRTRVSLHVDDDGNVGQYAARSHRVVPLEDLPLATAEVERTALELRGGEPGRIDLVQPADGRVRVLPRPQTHRDAATRRGRGSRPAPGRRSGKTPAPEVVVERVGGREFRVDAGGFWQVHRLAAHTLTTAVSAAVSILPGDAPAVDPEAWHLDLYGGVGLFAATLGALGGPSTRVTSVESDARATEHAGENLVDWVGARAETARVDRWLARLAAEASVSERERLSRGVVLLDPPRSGAGRDVVEHITALSPKTVVYVACDPVALSRDIATFRAGGYDLASVDALDLFPNSHHVEAVAVLTRG; encoded by the coding sequence ATGAGCGGAACCGGCGACCTCCTCGACCTCGACATCACGGGCGTCGCCCACGGCGGCGTCTTCGTCGCCCGGCACGAGGGACGCGTCGTGTTCGTGCCCGACACGATTCCGGGGGAGCGTGTCCGCGTGCGCCTCACCGACACGGCCAAGTCGTCGTTCTGGCGTGCCGAGACGCTCGAGGTTCTCGAGGCGTCGCCGCATCGCCAGCTCCACGTCTGGCGGCAGGCCGACGTCGACGTGCCGCCCGAGCAGCGTCCCGGCGGCGCCGACTTCGGCCATATCGAGCTCGCGCATCAGCGCAGCCTCAAGCTCGAGGTCCTGCTCGACGCCCTTCAGCGCTTCGGCCGCATCGACGCGCCCACGGCGACGATGAGCGCCGTCTCTGCTCCGCCGACGCCGGACGGCGCCGAGGGCGGCGCCCAGGACGCCGACGGCGAGACCGTCGACGGCACCGGGTGGCGCACGCGGGTGAGCCTGCATGTCGACGACGACGGCAACGTCGGGCAGTACGCGGCGCGCAGCCATCGCGTGGTGCCGCTCGAGGACCTGCCGCTCGCGACCGCGGAAGTCGAGCGCACCGCGCTCGAGCTGCGCGGCGGCGAGCCCGGCCGCATCGATCTCGTACAGCCCGCGGACGGTCGCGTGCGGGTGCTGCCCCGGCCACAGACGCATCGGGATGCCGCCACCCGGCGTGGGCGCGGTAGCCGCCCCGCACCCGGGCGGCGTTCCGGCAAGACGCCCGCGCCCGAGGTCGTGGTCGAACGCGTCGGCGGCCGGGAGTTCCGCGTCGACGCCGGCGGCTTCTGGCAGGTCCACAGGCTTGCGGCGCACACGCTCACCACGGCCGTGTCGGCCGCGGTGAGCATCCTCCCCGGAGATGCTCCTGCCGTCGACCCCGAGGCGTGGCATCTGGACCTCTACGGCGGCGTGGGATTGTTCGCGGCGACCCTGGGTGCGCTCGGCGGGCCGTCGACGCGCGTGACAAGCGTCGAATCCGACGCGCGCGCCACCGAGCACGCGGGCGAGAATCTCGTCGACTGGGTCGGCGCCCGGGCCGAGACTGCCCGGGTCGACCGCTGGCTGGCGCGGCTCGCCGCCGAGGCATCCGTCTCCGAACGAGAGCGCCTGTCCCGGGGAGTCGTCCTCCTCGACCCGCCGCGCTCGGGAGCAGGACGCGATGTCGTCGAGCACATCACGGCGCTCTCGCCGAAGACGGTCGTCTACGTCGCCTGCGATCCCGTGGCGCTCTCCCGCGACATCGCCACCTTCCGCGCCGGCGGCTACGACCTGGCGAGCGTGGACGCCCTGGATCTTTTCCCGAACTCGCATCACGTCGAAGCCGTGGCGGTTCTCACCCGCGGGTGA
- the purE gene encoding 5-(carboxyamino)imidazole ribonucleotide mutase produces the protein MGSDSDWRVMSDASQALTDFGIPHEVEVVSAHRTVDKLIRYGREARARGLRVIIAGAGGAAHLPGMLASVTALPVIGVPVQLATLDGMDSLLSIVQMPAGIPVATVSINGAKNAGLLAARILGASDDAVADRVEAYARDLEAQVEQKNRRLKESL, from the coding sequence ATGGGCTCCGACTCCGACTGGCGGGTCATGAGCGACGCCTCGCAGGCGCTCACGGACTTCGGCATCCCGCACGAGGTCGAGGTCGTCTCGGCGCACCGCACGGTCGACAAGCTCATCCGCTACGGGCGTGAGGCTCGCGCACGCGGCCTCCGGGTCATCATCGCCGGCGCCGGCGGAGCCGCGCACCTTCCTGGCATGCTCGCCTCGGTCACCGCGCTCCCGGTCATCGGCGTGCCGGTGCAGCTCGCGACGCTCGACGGCATGGACTCGCTGCTGAGCATCGTGCAGATGCCCGCCGGCATCCCCGTCGCGACCGTCTCGATCAACGGCGCGAAGAACGCGGGACTCCTCGCAGCCCGGATCCTCGGTGCCTCGGACGATGCCGTCGCGGACCGCGTCGAGGCTTACGCCCGCGATCTCGAAGCGCAGGTCGAGCAGAAGAACCGGCGGCTCAAGGAGTCGCTGTGA
- a CDS encoding ATP-binding protein, translating to MAVDAQTGVLDTAWGQIPHSPQATAGVGSFTRSRVERIISLVGGAFGSLILGVQAFLAALGSTDERPGWHEALMISVFGTLAVMILACVIGRGVRVAAGVFALVYVLALVAWPIATAGVTPAGIEEPWIWYLVNLATLAAVLAFPFPLQIGWTILAPVLFGLVRMMQVDFDSDYWMTVGLDVSFALILGGVILTLGWLFRSIAVNVDETRARAVASYAQAAAADAAEQERVAVAALMHDSVLAALIAAERASTPRERTLAASMAREALTRLANTEQDAHEGTDEPWDVAALAAEIDAAAAELGVDVDVQCEFDDAGSLIPGRVARALALAATQAVANALQHAGGAGLGVAVMETHGRVRVEVHDAGEGFDLDAVPDDRLGIRASIMARVAAVGGHADLETGPHGTVVRLTWQESAA from the coding sequence GTGGCCGTTGACGCGCAGACCGGCGTGCTCGACACGGCGTGGGGTCAGATTCCCCACTCGCCGCAGGCGACTGCGGGCGTCGGGTCGTTCACGCGTTCACGCGTGGAGCGGATCATCTCGCTCGTCGGCGGCGCCTTCGGATCGCTGATCCTCGGCGTCCAGGCGTTCCTTGCGGCGCTGGGCTCGACCGACGAGCGGCCCGGGTGGCACGAAGCCCTGATGATCTCGGTGTTCGGCACTCTCGCGGTGATGATCCTCGCGTGCGTCATCGGGCGCGGCGTCCGGGTGGCTGCGGGTGTCTTCGCTCTCGTCTACGTGCTCGCGCTGGTCGCCTGGCCGATCGCCACTGCGGGAGTGACGCCTGCGGGCATCGAAGAGCCGTGGATCTGGTACTTGGTCAACCTCGCGACCCTCGCCGCGGTGCTGGCCTTCCCCTTCCCGCTGCAGATCGGCTGGACGATCCTCGCCCCGGTCCTCTTCGGGCTGGTGCGGATGATGCAGGTCGACTTCGACAGCGACTACTGGATGACCGTCGGACTGGACGTGTCGTTCGCCCTCATCCTCGGCGGCGTGATCCTCACACTGGGCTGGCTGTTCCGCTCGATCGCCGTCAACGTCGACGAGACGCGTGCCCGGGCGGTCGCCTCCTACGCGCAGGCTGCGGCGGCGGATGCCGCGGAGCAGGAGCGCGTGGCCGTCGCAGCCCTCATGCACGACAGCGTTCTGGCAGCGCTCATCGCCGCGGAGCGGGCGAGCACGCCGCGCGAGCGCACGCTCGCGGCGTCGATGGCGCGCGAGGCGCTCACGCGGCTCGCCAACACCGAGCAGGATGCGCACGAGGGCACCGACGAGCCGTGGGATGTCGCGGCCCTCGCCGCCGAGATCGATGCGGCCGCCGCCGAGCTGGGCGTCGACGTCGACGTGCAGTGCGAGTTCGACGACGCCGGGTCGCTCATTCCGGGGCGCGTGGCGCGGGCGCTCGCGCTCGCCGCGACGCAGGCGGTCGCGAACGCCCTCCAGCACGCCGGTGGCGCCGGCCTCGGCGTCGCGGTGATGGAGACCCACGGGCGCGTGCGTGTCGAGGTGCACGACGCCGGCGAGGGCTTCGACCTGGATGCCGTCCCGGACGACCGGCTGGGCATCCGCGCGTCGATCATGGCCCGTGTCGCCGCCGTGGGCGGGCATGCGGATCTCGAGACCGGTCCGCACGGCACCGTCGTGCGGCTCACCTGGCAGGAGTCCGCCGCATGA
- a CDS encoding acyl-CoA carboxylase subunit epsilon, giving the protein MSLADDQAVPAEAGGDSAAPDSVTIDMRRGTPTEEELAALIAVVSEAYTGEAAEAVAEDRVRRTGWELSQRALRQPLDRDLGWGRFG; this is encoded by the coding sequence GTGAGCCTCGCGGACGACCAGGCGGTCCCTGCCGAGGCCGGCGGGGATTCCGCCGCGCCCGACAGCGTCACGATCGACATGCGTCGCGGCACGCCCACGGAGGAGGAGCTCGCAGCGCTCATCGCCGTCGTGAGCGAGGCCTACACCGGCGAGGCGGCAGAGGCCGTCGCCGAGGACCGCGTGCGCCGCACGGGCTGGGAGCTCTCGCAGCGCGCCCTGCGGCAGCCGCTCGACCGCGACCTGGGCTGGGGTCGCTTCGGCTGA
- a CDS encoding PH domain-containing protein, with the protein MTQPTSYGGRPLTPAPGAPTPELLVARFRPHARRLTWSALVLIAVAGACGYFYGNLPAPFENWMLLAAAAAVVLLIVVLPYLAWLGHVYTITTRRVMERRGVFSAKRRELAHVRGYTLKVHRGLLQRMWGAGTITLANGVDEPLRLVNIPSAELVHEALVDQVEVNQILAHRDAQPLPPGPPPAVPPRPPLPPS; encoded by the coding sequence ATGACGCAGCCGACGAGCTACGGTGGCAGGCCGCTGACGCCGGCCCCCGGCGCGCCCACCCCGGAGCTGCTCGTCGCGCGCTTCCGCCCCCATGCGCGCCGGCTTACGTGGTCGGCCCTCGTGCTCATCGCCGTCGCCGGTGCCTGCGGGTACTTCTACGGCAACCTGCCGGCGCCGTTCGAGAACTGGATGCTGCTCGCCGCGGCCGCCGCCGTGGTGCTCCTGATCGTGGTCCTGCCCTACCTCGCGTGGCTGGGGCACGTGTACACGATCACGACGCGGCGGGTGATGGAGCGTCGCGGAGTGTTCTCGGCGAAGCGCAGGGAGCTGGCACATGTCCGTGGCTACACGCTGAAGGTCCATCGCGGCCTGCTGCAGCGCATGTGGGGTGCGGGCACGATCACCCTCGCCAATGGGGTCGACGAACCGCTGCGGCTCGTCAACATCCCCAGCGCTGAGCTGGTGCACGAGGCGCTGGTCGATCAGGTCGAGGTGAATCAGATCCTCGCGCACCGCGACGCCCAGCCGCTGCCGCCCGGCCCGCCGCCTGCTGTTCCGCCTCGGCCGCCCCTGCCGCCGTCCTGA
- a CDS encoding biotin carboxylase N-terminal domain-containing protein, with amino-acid sequence MPQIAKVLIANRGEIAVRVIRAARDAGKASVAVYADQDRDAMHARLADEAYALEGSTSAETYLSIDKILSVARRSGADAVHPGYGFLAENADFARAVIGAGLVWIGPSPEAIEALGDKVTARAVAEKVGAPLAPGTPGPVAGADEVVAFAEEVGLPIAIKAAYGGGGRGLKVARTIDEVPEMFESATREAITAFGRGECFVEKYLDKPRHVETQCLADAAGNVVVISTRDCSLQRRHQKLVEEAPAPFLSDEQNAILYDASKAILKEVGYVGAGTCEFLIGADGTISFLEVNTRLQVEHPVSEEVTGIDLVREQFRLAEGEELGYDDPIADGHSIEFRINGEDPGRGFLPQPGPIHVFKTFGGPGIRLDSGVTAGDSVSGAFDSLLAKIIVTGRDRAEALERSRRALDEFEVSGLPTVLPFHRAVVRDPAFVAADGRFGVYTRWIETEFVNDIPPWDGELDAPAPAEARHTVVVEVAGKRLEVSLPDRVVTAPGVAGRPAAVPPSRRSHAPTVVAGASGDAVKSPMQATIVKVAVEEGQQVVKGDLVVVLEAMKMEQPIQAHKDGVIGAINANPGTTVSAGHQLLTIS; translated from the coding sequence ATGCCCCAGATCGCCAAGGTTCTCATTGCCAACCGCGGCGAGATCGCCGTTCGCGTCATCCGCGCCGCCCGCGATGCGGGCAAGGCGTCTGTCGCCGTCTATGCCGACCAGGACCGCGACGCCATGCACGCCCGCCTCGCCGACGAGGCATACGCGCTCGAAGGCTCGACCAGCGCCGAGACGTACCTGTCGATCGACAAGATCCTGTCGGTCGCCCGCCGCTCCGGCGCTGACGCCGTGCACCCCGGGTACGGATTCCTCGCTGAGAACGCCGACTTCGCCCGCGCCGTGATCGGCGCCGGGCTGGTGTGGATCGGCCCGTCACCCGAGGCGATCGAGGCCCTCGGCGACAAGGTGACCGCCCGCGCGGTCGCCGAGAAGGTCGGAGCTCCCCTCGCACCGGGCACCCCCGGCCCCGTCGCAGGCGCCGACGAGGTCGTCGCTTTCGCCGAAGAAGTCGGTCTGCCCATCGCCATCAAGGCGGCGTACGGCGGCGGCGGGCGAGGCCTCAAGGTCGCCCGCACGATCGACGAAGTGCCAGAGATGTTCGAGTCGGCCACGCGCGAGGCGATCACCGCGTTCGGTCGCGGCGAGTGCTTCGTCGAGAAGTACCTCGACAAGCCGCGCCACGTCGAGACGCAGTGCCTCGCGGATGCCGCCGGCAATGTCGTCGTGATCTCGACGCGCGACTGCTCGCTGCAGCGGCGTCACCAGAAGCTCGTCGAGGAGGCGCCCGCGCCGTTCCTCTCGGACGAGCAGAACGCCATCCTCTACGACGCGTCGAAGGCCATCCTCAAGGAGGTCGGCTACGTCGGTGCGGGCACCTGCGAGTTCCTCATCGGCGCCGACGGCACGATCTCCTTCCTCGAGGTCAACACGCGCCTTCAGGTCGAGCACCCCGTGTCGGAGGAGGTCACCGGCATCGACCTCGTGCGCGAGCAGTTCCGCCTCGCCGAGGGCGAGGAGCTCGGCTACGACGACCCGATCGCCGACGGCCACTCGATCGAGTTCCGCATCAACGGCGAAGACCCGGGGCGCGGATTCCTCCCCCAGCCAGGGCCTATCCACGTCTTCAAGACCTTCGGCGGCCCCGGCATCCGTCTGGACTCCGGCGTCACCGCCGGCGACAGCGTGTCGGGAGCCTTCGACTCGCTGCTCGCGAAGATCATCGTCACCGGCCGCGACCGCGCCGAGGCGCTCGAGCGCTCGCGTCGCGCCCTCGACGAGTTCGAGGTGTCCGGGCTTCCCACCGTTCTGCCGTTCCACCGGGCGGTGGTCCGCGACCCCGCGTTCGTCGCGGCAGACGGCCGGTTCGGCGTCTACACGCGCTGGATCGAGACCGAGTTCGTGAACGACATCCCGCCGTGGGACGGCGAGCTCGACGCGCCGGCGCCCGCCGAGGCACGGCACACCGTGGTCGTCGAGGTCGCGGGCAAGCGCCTCGAGGTAAGCTTGCCCGACCGCGTGGTCACCGCACCCGGTGTCGCCGGTCGCCCTGCCGCCGTGCCGCCGTCGCGGCGCTCCCACGCCCCCACCGTGGTGGCGGGCGCATCGGGCGACGCGGTGAAGTCGCCCATGCAGGCGACCATCGTCAAGGTCGCCGTCGAGGAGGGCCAGCAGGTCGTCAAGGGCGACCTGGTCGTTGTGCTCGAGGCGATGAAGATGGAGCAGCCCATCCAGGCGCACAAGGACGGCGTCATCGGTGCGATCAACGCGAACCCCGGCACCACGGTGTCGGCCGGTCACCAGCTGCTGACGATCAGCTGA